CGCTCCGCGGTGATGTGGTGCAGCGCGACCGCGTGCCCCCGGCCGTCGACGAACACACCGCGCAGGTCCGCGCGGAAGCTGCCGCCGGTCTCCTGGAAGAGCCGCTCGTACATGCCGATGACCGCGTCCTGCCCCTTGAAGTCCCCGGACAGCGGGTGCCGGCCGGGGACATGGTGCGTGACGTCGGCCGTCATCAGCCCGCGCAGG
Above is a genomic segment from Streptomyces collinus Tu 365 containing:
- a CDS encoding nuclear transport factor 2 family protein, with amino-acid sequence MAEHPHATLVRKGYDAFLRVDMDALRGLMTADVTHHVPGRHPLSGDFKGQDAVIGMYERLFQETGGSFRADLRGVFVDGRGHAVALHHITAERAGRRHHEDGCLVLRIVGDKITDIDECVPDLGENDDFWA